A stretch of Leucobacter aridicollis DNA encodes these proteins:
- a CDS encoding aminotransferase, which translates to MVQPSGGLVRPDVSEADATAIASDHYGVDVVARELGSNQDRNFVLEAADGSRTVLRVDHPVFAESAREAQHLALDAYRAAGVAVPAVLPGLDGDLVQRWSEFAVRRSEFVAGESLVDCGYLAPVVIREFGALAAASVNALGGLAHEGLERAHMWDMRVAHEETLGLAAAISDAELRERVLAAAAEAQAALDVVAGELAVQAIHGDLTDDNVVGVRGDDSRIHPGTVLDLGDLSYGWRIAELAVTLSSLLHHDAARPVRVLEAVGSFNETAPISQPEARAIWPLVVLRAALLVASGWRQLEIDGDNDYARERIAGEQAIFDAATRYPLTEMTEQVLAALGFIGSPDAEGGLRLQAAVAVAPPTSTGPKPPLRALLPDLAGEVVVLDPGVEADALDAGKWLAAEAEQDLVDDAFVTGAAAAVFPYGVYRLTRAAIDDIDGAATWPIGTEAWVAPGVATTVATPVAGTVVAATTRGLLIDTGDGWFLSIDGAVPAVTEGAAVGAGDAVAELAASDDPRAIAVMLCRADAVSGLAPAILNLDGPAPGRAQFVAPERVAAWRRLTQDPAPLLSLASLSQRDEAGDELARRAQIFASAQERYYESPMQIERGWRHHLVDTTGRTYVDMVNNVTGLGHGHPGVADAMSRQIRILNTNSRFLYRELAEYSERLLALLPQDSELDTVLLVNSGSEAVDLALRLAQAATGRKTVVALREAYHGWTMASDAVTTSAYDNPYALENRPDWVHVADVPNRFRGTYRGAAGDTTVGARYAADLGADLDSLAADGRDVAAFICESVLGNAGGVLLPEGYLRDAYARVRAAGGLCIADEVQVGFGRMGSSFWGFEQSGVMPDIITIAKPMGNGFPIGGVITSKKIADALASQGQFFSSAGGNPLSCRVGIAVLDAMRDEQLQQNAATVGERLASGFRALAETHDIVGPIHGEGLYLGVELVRDRETMEPATAEAAAICERLRELGVVVLTTSERSNVLKVKPPLTLSAESADFMVAQLDRVLTEGW; encoded by the coding sequence GTGGTGCAACCGAGTGGTGGCCTGGTCCGGCCCGATGTTTCCGAGGCTGACGCGACCGCGATTGCGAGCGACCACTACGGCGTCGACGTCGTTGCTCGCGAGCTGGGCAGCAATCAGGATCGGAATTTCGTGCTCGAGGCCGCAGACGGCTCGCGCACGGTGCTCCGCGTCGACCACCCGGTGTTTGCGGAGTCGGCGCGCGAGGCCCAGCATCTCGCGCTCGACGCGTACCGGGCGGCCGGCGTAGCCGTGCCCGCGGTGCTTCCAGGCCTCGACGGTGACCTCGTGCAGCGCTGGAGCGAGTTCGCCGTGCGCCGGAGCGAGTTCGTGGCGGGCGAGTCCCTGGTCGACTGCGGCTATCTCGCGCCGGTCGTCATTCGCGAGTTCGGTGCGCTCGCCGCGGCGTCGGTGAACGCGCTCGGCGGCCTCGCGCACGAGGGACTCGAGCGCGCACACATGTGGGACATGCGGGTCGCCCACGAGGAGACGCTCGGGCTCGCAGCCGCGATCTCTGACGCGGAGCTGCGCGAGCGCGTGCTCGCCGCGGCCGCCGAGGCGCAGGCCGCGCTCGACGTCGTCGCCGGCGAGCTCGCGGTGCAGGCCATTCACGGCGATCTCACCGACGACAACGTGGTCGGGGTCCGCGGAGACGACTCGCGTATCCACCCCGGCACGGTCCTCGACCTCGGGGATCTGTCGTACGGCTGGCGCATCGCGGAGCTCGCCGTGACGCTCTCGTCCCTGCTGCATCACGACGCGGCCCGCCCGGTGCGGGTGCTCGAAGCAGTCGGCTCGTTCAACGAGACCGCGCCGATCTCGCAGCCTGAGGCGCGCGCCATCTGGCCGCTCGTCGTGCTTCGCGCGGCACTGCTCGTCGCGAGCGGCTGGCGCCAGCTCGAAATCGATGGCGACAACGACTACGCCCGCGAGCGCATTGCGGGGGAGCAGGCGATCTTCGACGCCGCGACCCGCTACCCGCTAACCGAGATGACCGAGCAGGTGCTCGCCGCGCTCGGGTTCATCGGCAGTCCGGACGCCGAGGGCGGCCTGCGGCTCCAGGCGGCCGTCGCGGTCGCACCTCCGACGTCCACGGGCCCGAAGCCGCCACTGCGTGCCCTGCTGCCTGACCTCGCTGGCGAGGTCGTCGTGCTCGATCCCGGGGTCGAAGCCGACGCGCTCGACGCTGGCAAGTGGCTCGCCGCCGAGGCGGAGCAGGATCTTGTCGACGACGCCTTCGTCACGGGCGCCGCGGCCGCGGTGTTCCCGTACGGCGTGTACCGGCTCACCCGCGCCGCGATCGACGACATCGACGGCGCCGCCACCTGGCCGATTGGCACCGAGGCCTGGGTCGCCCCCGGCGTCGCCACCACGGTCGCAACGCCGGTCGCCGGAACTGTCGTCGCGGCGACGACGCGCGGCCTCCTCATCGACACCGGCGACGGCTGGTTCCTGTCCATCGACGGCGCCGTGCCGGCCGTGACAGAGGGCGCCGCGGTGGGCGCGGGGGACGCGGTTGCCGAGCTGGCCGCCTCGGATGACCCGCGCGCGATCGCGGTCATGCTGTGCCGTGCTGACGCGGTCTCGGGGCTCGCCCCGGCGATCCTCAACCTCGACGGGCCCGCGCCCGGGCGCGCGCAGTTTGTCGCTCCCGAGCGTGTTGCCGCGTGGCGGCGGCTCACTCAGGATCCTGCCCCGCTGCTCTCGCTCGCGTCGCTGTCGCAGCGCGACGAGGCCGGCGACGAGCTTGCCCGCCGCGCGCAGATCTTCGCGAGCGCGCAGGAGCGCTACTACGAGAGCCCGATGCAGATCGAGCGCGGGTGGCGCCACCACCTCGTTGACACGACCGGCCGAACCTACGTCGACATGGTGAACAACGTCACGGGCCTCGGCCACGGCCACCCTGGCGTGGCTGACGCGATGAGTCGCCAGATCCGGATCCTGAACACGAACTCCCGCTTCCTCTACCGCGAGCTCGCCGAGTACAGCGAGCGGCTCCTCGCGCTGCTCCCGCAGGACTCCGAACTCGACACCGTGCTGCTCGTGAACAGCGGCTCGGAAGCCGTCGACCTCGCGCTGCGCCTCGCGCAGGCCGCGACCGGCCGCAAGACCGTCGTCGCGCTCCGCGAGGCGTACCACGGCTGGACGATGGCGAGCGACGCCGTCACCACGAGCGCGTACGACAACCCGTACGCGCTCGAGAACCGGCCCGACTGGGTGCACGTCGCCGACGTGCCCAACCGGTTCCGCGGCACGTACCGCGGCGCCGCCGGCGACACGACAGTCGGCGCGCGCTACGCTGCAGACCTCGGGGCCGACCTCGACTCGCTCGCAGCAGACGGGCGCGACGTCGCCGCATTCATCTGCGAGTCGGTGCTCGGAAACGCTGGCGGCGTGCTGCTGCCAGAAGGGTACCTGCGCGACGCCTACGCGCGGGTGCGGGCCGCCGGCGGGCTCTGCATCGCCGACGAAGTGCAGGTCGGCTTCGGCCGCATGGGCTCGTCGTTCTGGGGCTTCGAACAGTCCGGGGTCATGCCCGACATCATCACGATCGCGAAGCCGATGGGCAACGGCTTCCCGATCGGCGGCGTGATCACCTCGAAGAAGATCGCCGACGCGCTCGCCAGCCAGGGCCAGTTCTTCTCGTCTGCCGGCGGCAACCCGCTGTCCTGCCGCGTTGGCATCGCCGTCCTCGACGCGATGCGCGACGAACAGCTCCAGCAGAACGCGGCGACGGTGGGTGAACGCCTCGCGAGCGGGTTCCGCGCGCTCGCCGAGACGCACGACATCGTCGGCCCGATCCACGGCGAGGGCCTCTACCTCGGCGTCGAGCTTGTGCGCGACCGCGAGACGATGGAACCGGCGACCGCCGAGGCCGCGGCGATCTGCGAGCGCCTGCGGGAGCTCGGCGTCGTCGTGCTCACGACCTCGGAGCGCTCGAACGTGCTCAAGGTGAAGCCGCCGCTGACGCTCAGCGCGGAGAGCGCCGACTTCATGGTTGCGCAGCTCGACCGGGTGCTCACCGAGGGCTGGTAG